The Chaetodon auriga isolate fChaAug3 chromosome 2, fChaAug3.hap1, whole genome shotgun sequence genome segment GTTAGTCTAGTGCACAAGAAGATTAACTCACACTGCAGGAACTCTGCTCTGGTTTTGGGCTCCGCATTCTGTACAGCGTTGTTAACTCCAGGGAGACCTATGAGACAATTTTAGAGCATCACAGGTGAAAAGCTTGTCAAACACAGGTGTCACTCACAGAATTAATGATGGCTCCATTCCAAAAGAGTCTCcgtaagccatgacagtgagccaacatAGAAAACAACAGGACCCTGACCACAGCTTTTATTGGTCTTACTAATAACACCTCTGCTCATTCTCTTTTAATGCTGAAACTTGATTGATGTAAGCGAAGCACCCTCCTTCTGTCCatcactgattggctgattgacACAAGGTGTGAAACACCAcgtcacacaaagaaaaaacaacagtactttgtttttcagtccaATAACTCACTGTGTACAACTACACACATTATAATACAAAATTTAACACCTGAAATTATCACACAGCTTCCAGACAACATAAATCATCTCGTATATTGTTAAAGTTATGTGAAACATATCACACGTCATGTATACTGATGCTGAAGTACACATGATTATCATTTCCACCTGATACATGCAGTTACTCACAACCTTTTtcttgtttccttgtttctttctttctgggTGTTTGGAGTTTTATATCTTTCCATTAGAGTttctatatttctatatataaatacattctATATTCTATACAAAGGGGCAATACAGAGGGGTTTTTCCACAGTGTTTGATATGGTGGTAAAACTGTTTTAATACACAGAGGAGGTTGAAAACCTTCTtctgaaggttaaaaaaaagtatattattcttattcttattcttattcttattcttattcttattcttattattattattattattcaagcCTAGCAGGTGTAAATACTGACCGTGAGACTGTGAGGTACGGGCTTCACTTCGTTGCTGCTCgtcatcctcctctgtctctcctgatatctgctcctcttcactgtcagctgtgtggaATAAATTGTGAATAAAGGCCAAAATGCCATATATACAAATATAGAGTATATAATAAAACTATGACTGATGTTAAAAGATTTCCAAATGTCAACAAAGATACAGCACATACCAGTTTGAGAGATGTAGGCGAACTCTTTGTCACAAAATTCCTCCAGGTGCCTCCCGAGCTCTTCAACAGCCGTCTTTGTAAGCTCAAAGGGGAAGAGTGGATCCTCTGACACCCCGTGGAGACGGTGAAGATTGTCTTTTTTCCAGCAGCGCCGCAAAGACGGCCATTTCtgtgaggagagacagaagagacagagaaacggAAACGTCTTCTATTACAACCccaatttaaaataaaagtttgggctgtaacacataaataaaacaattcaaccaagttgggacaggagcaacttaagactgggaaagttgtggaacacCAGTTTGGAACATCGTTCTTTGTTGTGTTGCACaccgtcccaactttttgggactTTTTTCAGGTAAAGTTTCTCATGACATGATCACAGTACCTTCAAGAAATGGACATCGTTGTCAGTCTGTGCCAGACAATCCATCTGAGCACTCCTCTTCCTCGTTTGCTGCATCTTCACCTGCAGGGTCTGCAGGGAGTTCTGAACCTGAGCTGCTGCCGCCTTCTCCTGAGCTGCAATCAGCTCCTTCACTGATAGGTAATGTCTCTGGAGGGAGTCAATGACCCTGGTCAAGATGCCCTCACAGGAGTCCTCTGTTTTTCTCgcctcttcctgttttcacacacaagtGTATTTATCTTTTTTCATGAGTTCAGACAGTATGAAGACACGTTGGCCATGTGTAGTCCTTACCTCAATCTGTTGGAGAGTCTTCCACAGGTtattgcatttcttttcttgtttctggAGAAGCTGCTGGGATTTCATCTGTATGTTCTTCAGCTCCGCCTTCAGTGTTGgatagaaatacacacagccTCTTCAGTTTTGTGAAACTGGTTTTAGGCTTGGCAACTTTTAAATATGTGCTGTAAAACACCATTTTTGTGCTTGTGAAAGTgtataaagtgtgtgtgaccTGGTCAGATTTTGGTTGGCTCTGTCGGAGCATATATTTTGGAAAGTAACCACTTCTTTTGTGCCTTTTCTCCACTGTCTAAAACATTTGattaaatcacagttttgtgtCTGCAACAGGCGTTAAGGTGCATTCAGAGGAAAGTGCTTATTGCTGAACTTTGCCTTGACTTGAAAGAGTAGCAACACTGAATAATATATGCATGTGAAGTGCTCACTCctcagctacagcagcagcggGTGCCCTTGTGAAGTTTGGGGTGGAGTAGTTTCGattaactgaaactgaaaggaaaacCTCCTCATTCTCTATAACTAACTTCTAAAAAATGCATcattctttgtgtttctgttgaagtacctgtttcctcttcctttccccCACCACTGATCCGATGGTGTGCCCTATGTGCTCAGATGAAGCACACACCGCACATATGATCTCCTCATCGGTGCAGCAGTAGACGTCCAGGACGCAGCTGTGCCTCCAACACAAaggacttcctgtttctgtgcagctccGGGCTCTTTTCGGGGCCTGTGTGGAGCCATTTGAATGTGTCTGTTTCCAGCTTTCACTGCCAGCATCCCGCTGCTCTGTGTCCCTCACCAAGTCAGCCAGAGTTGTGTTCCTGATCAGCCGGGGTCTGGAGGGAAACATGTGGCCACATTCAGGACAGCTGCAGGGGGAGTTGCTCCTCTCGTCACGATCCCAGCAGCGCTGGATGCACTGCAGGCAGAAGTTGTGCCCGCAGGGAACAGTCACAGGATTCCTGAGGATCTTGAAGCAGACTGTACAGCAGAGGTTGTTCATCCTCACGGGGATATGAGGCTCTGCCATGTCTGTGTGGAGAAAGGCAGGCTGCAACAAGTTtagtttcatttcctgttcaaatgGTTCAGtggttttgtattttgtgtgtgtgtgtgtgtgtgtgtgtgtgtgtgtgtgtgtgtgtgtgtgtgtgtgtggtgtcctCATGTCAGAGTCAAGATGGGTGTGACTAAATTGTTCAAAggggagggagaagaaaagggcAGCAGAGGTAGTGTGGTGTTTAATGCTTTAAGAATGTAACGTGAGAAATGACTTGAAGGGATTTCTCTTTGATTTCTCTTCACTGTGTGGTGGTTTTTATTATTCAAGCtgattcattttgttctgtgttcATTTCTTAGGGGCAGAAAGGGTGCTGTTAATGGTTTTCCATGCagcctttgttgtttttggcacgtcatcatcatcagtgaccaGTTAAGAATATCATAAAAAGTCTTGCACTGTAGTGTCTCTATCCACAAGAGCATATGTGCATCGGTCTGTGTTAGTTCCCACTCCTCCTAGACAATATCAGTACCTGacagaggaaaagcaaagggCAGAAAAGGACACACCTCTCATACTAGGCTTCTCCTCTGCTTAACACTCCTGTCTTCGTCTCTCTCTTGAGGAAAAAAGATTAggatttttaacattttagagaaatgcTAGAAACAAGGTGAGGGAGAACAGACCCCTGCCTGGGCCACATGGGCTCCGATCCAGCAAGCAGttcaaaaatacaataattacCAGTGGTGTGGGAAATGTTTAACCTGGGTCTATTCATGGGTAATCATTAAGATTGTTTTATTATCATCTTAAAGTCAAACATCCAGAATGCTGTATCATGCTGTCAATGCATATTATATCTGAGGACATACAGGTACAGTACATCTTTTTAGTCCTTAGTTTTCAAGTACACCTGAACCCACCTGGTCCAGGTCAAGCTCTTTTTTCCCAGTAGTAGTCAACAGAGTCTGATGTGGTAGATTTATTGTGTATGTCCAAAACAGCATACAATAATCCGAGTTGGTCACAGGAGCAACTAAATCGATCTTCCCAAAGCACACTTCTTTATGCTGTATTCATAACTCCTCCTGCTGTGGAGCTTGAACTCAGCCCACTCCCCAGCTGCACAAATCATTTTCTGTGCACCAGTGTTTCTCTGGTTTTCTGCTAACTTGCATCGTTTCCCAGAAACATTGTGTCTTCTGtcttgtcctctgtccttttgtttaacaaagaataaaaagtaTACAAAGACTTTGTTCAGAAACTAAGTATTTCGcaacaggaaggaagaaaaagaagaaaaagaacaaagaaaaagattaaaattCCAAAGTCTAAATatataaaaagtaaagaaagaaaaaaaactctgtCCACGCTAATAATTACTCCTCTTTTCATACAATGGAGCTGAGGGGGTTTTACCAAGTCTGCTAAAAGGCTCAATGATTTTTGGGCACCAACCAAACGAAGAGCGATCTCAGttaaagtcatgctttttgtaaaacatGTCACATGGATTTTAGTCTATCACACAGAACGAAAAGCAACAAGCCTGCCAAGAGTCGCAATAGGATGCTCCAGCAATGACTGTATTCATATTATCTTTATACTACCTGTAGCTCATTGTGGcagcctccacctgtcagtTCATAACAAACCACCTGTCAGACAGGAGGCAGTGGGTGAGACTGGGGAAAATCACATCCAGGACACAGACCAACAGAACTGGAGCCCCTCAGTGATGTgtgttgcccccccccccccttctccctcCACACCAGCCACTGCACCTCAGGAGACCTGTCGCTTACactcctgaagtttgcagatgacacaacagTCAGCGGGATCATCTGAGACGGCGAAGAGTCTGCATACAGACGGGGGATGGAACAGCcggtcctctgctgctgtcagcacatgctcaaaactgtggagatgatggtggacttcaggagaaGCCTCCGAACAGTTCCCCCTGTCACCATCCTCAACAACAGTGTCCATTGTGGAGGCCTTCGGGTTTCTGGGATGTACTATCtccaatgtgtttgtgtttgtgtttatactTTGATTATGAGATTTAAAAGACCAGCATGTAGAATTTAGGGGGATTTGTTGGCAGAATATGACAGACATGGAAATGAGTATTTATAAGTACATTTTCATTGCGTGAAAATGAGAATCATTCCATACTTGTCAACATTGGgttttgaaaataagggaaattcttcttcctctttgtcttcttctttgggtGGCGTTTATCTGAATGAGTCGTCGTTGCTAGATGTTACACCCAATGTTGTTCATACTGCCACCAGCTTTACAGGAAAATCTGGTCCTTATTAAGTCAAACTTTGCACGGCTGtgtgttaaaacatgaaaaatgtctgtcacacagccaatcacagccaagAGACTCTTTTTAACAGACTGGAAATTCTCCACATTTCCCATCTCTATCTCTGCTACCACCATCCAATAAAGctaaaaatctttaaaaaataaataaataaataaataaataaataaaaagaaaggcaGCATGAATGACAGTATAACTTTATTACTTACATTTGAGTCAActtaaaacaaagacaaagcccTGATAAATAAGTTTCATAATGTACATGTATTCTCATTTTCTTAACCtttataataaaacaaaaaaaagttgaaaagtagaaaaagacagaggaaaatggTCATGTGACTGGAAATTAAATTAAGTTATCCCCTTCAGTTCAACACAGCTGTCTGATGAGTGGAGATCAGGAACCACAGAAACTTGTTTCTTTCACACAATCAATTCATGTGAACACACccaaccatttttttttctacacatCTAAGCAAATTAAGATACTAATGAGTTTttttaggtaaaaaaaaattaaggcTGTGGTCATGTCCATTCAGCCTGGTGGTCAGGTAAGGTCTGAACAGTCGCCTCCATGGTCCCAGAGCAAAGGTGTGTAGGCAGCACTCGGATGAGAAACTCAGAATAGagcaaataaaaatcaaatcgTACACAAATGTAGCGGCAAAACAAGGGATGAGTCAGGTAACCAGATGTTTATCCCATTCAGGTAATAACTGTTAAAAAGTTTTGCTTGTATTTATATGTTAAGAAATAACTTCATCTCTCTGAGGAAGGTAAAGTCATGAGACGTATGAGGGTATGATGAGTACTGCCTCTACACACACCCCAGTTTGAGTCGTAACAGTTAATGCGTAAAACTGATTCCAAGAGAATTTCTTTAAAATTAAGAGTGAACATACTGTCATGTAGTGCTTCAAAGTCAAACTTACTGACCGTCTGTCGCAGGAAAGAGGCACACAAAGCAAATACCTGTACATGTAAAGGTGGGGACTGGGTTGAAGTCCACATATGGATTCAGCTTCagttatttcattaaaaaactgTGGGTGGCATTAGTGTGGAACAGTTCATCACACGAAGCATTTTGGTCGGCATGATGGCTGAAAGTCTACGCCTGCCATCTGTCCGTCACTTTCAGTCTGTACAGAACATGTAACATAATGCTGTGATCTGTGATCCATCAGTGAGAGCACTGTTGGCGGTTTGTCTGAACTCCAGACTgacactgtttcatttcatgtgtgaGGACGCTGACAGTTGTTGATTCTCACTGCAGCAGTTCTTCCCAGGAAATAGGTTTGGAGAAGACCTCCCGCTCCAGCCAGAGGTCATAATTCATTTGGAAGTCCTCGGGCAGGTCCACCCGCTGTCCCAGAACGCTTTGCAGGCAGTTGTCCACAGGCAGGAAGTCCGGGTTGCTGTGGCTCTTGTCGTAGCGCCGACTGTTGAAGCGTTCGATGTTGGCTCGCAGAGCGCACTCCTCAGCCTGGAAGTCCCAGGGACGAGCGTCCAGATCTGCCCCAGGACAACAGAAGTTAGTCTTTAGTGCTTTTTGATCCGAGTGGAAGTACAACTATTCCTATAGTCCAACAATTCTGACCTTGGTTTGGACTTTGACTATTGTTTTAAAGACCAGTTAATCTGGTGTGGTTTGCTCTATATGATAGAAAAGGATGAAGACAGCATCATAACTCCCTAAACCCAAGCAGAAACATTCAAAGTGTTCTTTTTGTCTGACTAACAGTctgaagatattcagtttactatcatacaacctcgattccaaaaaagttgggacgaCGTGTCAATGCTCAGTTTATACACACTGGTTGTGATTCTCTCTGAAGGGATGCATCATTTTACTTCCGCTCACCGTTTCCGTACGCCCAGTCGTCGTTGAGCCGGTGACGAACCTTCTGGTAGATGGCAGACATGGTCTTCATGTTGCTCTTCCTCCACTGACGTCCCAGGTATTTGGTCTGCACCTTGAGCAGCTTGAGGACGTACAGCTGCATCATGGCCTGCTTGACCTTCAGCGCCCTCTTCAGGATGGGAGCAGACTTGAACACCACCAGCATCTGGAGGAAAGATTGTGTTGAGGGCTCAAAAATGATGTCTCTCATTCATGACAACACGGTGACTGTAACTCGATGAGCTCTCACCATCGTTCTGGAGTGCTTCCACTTGGTCAGTTTGTTGAGGATCCTCAGCAGGTTAATGCAGGAAAACAGATTCCTCCAGCAAAACTGATTGTTGTCTCCTGCTTCCTGTAAAAGGCAAAATATccacattaaaaatgactttcatTCTACATTTGACAGCAATCAAAGCAACGCTCATACACAACTGTAAAACATCAGACACTCACCAAACTCTCGGCGGTTAACTCCGGGAGCTCATGCACCACACAATAAGGAAAGTCGAGCACTGAAATGCTACGAGGGAAAGAGGAttgacagcagtgaaataaaAGCAACAGTTATGGGacttatttttgacattttaaaggggGCCTGAAAATACCTGTTTTTAGCAGTGATGTAAGACATGATGTTCTGGTTGAAGAACTTCAGGATGAGGGGGATGCAGTTGGCAAACACCAGGTGTTGAGCCATGTACTCAAACTATGAGATAAACATACAGAGACATACTCACTTCAGATGGATGTTTAGTTATTTCCTTCTATCAATGTGAAATGAACGAGAATGAGATTAAGTGTCATATATTTAGAGAAATATGTGATACAGTAAACATGATTACGACTTGTGATGTGACGAGTGTGTGATGTCCACACCTGGTAgatgtggtttattttgaagtgcttcagaagcagcagcaggatggcaGAGATGGCCTTCACGATGATCTCCTTGTGTCGATTGACATCAACGCCAAGTTTCATGCTTTGTAGCACTGTGGTTCTGTGGAGCCAGACATTACAAATCAATGACCAATTTAAGTTTACTTTTAATCCTCAGAGTGAAATCCACAGTCTTTGACCTCGATGTTCAAATTTAGTTTAAAATCATTTCAAGCCTGGTAACCACAGCCTCGGCTATACAATCATGAACTATTTCTTGATGTGGTCACATGTCCATAGTGCGAGAATATCCTGATAGAGTGCTGCTAACTGTAAAAACTGTTACTAAAGCTGGGATATTTTCCTTCTTCAGAACATCAAAGTGCCTTGtacaggctcttcatcacttACGGCATCTCCTCCGGCAGCACGTCGGCCAGGATATTGATGGAGTCTGTCTTGGCTTTGGAAGTTGGAGCAGCTGCAAGGAGGATTTTCAGCAGAGCAATCTGACATTGAGAGAGACACCATGAAGTCAGTTAGAAAACAATCTGGCATGAAAACTCTGCTTTTGCTTCTGAAGGGACACATCATCAGTCAGATGAATGGTGATGGgtcacatttctgctctgaaaaacactgactttaATACAGATAAAGTAATGATATTGTATTGGGGTTATAAATCTAATGCCCATATTGTCTTTTTGCCTTAAAGCGACAACATTTTGCATTTGAGTTGTTCTGCATCTATGGAAACTTAACCACTGAGACTAAAGTGACAACTCAATAAGGGCAATACTTGTAAGCTTTACAATTCAATATGCTTGGTTATGTAAAACTGAACTGTCTCTGCCTCAAAGGGTACTTTCAGTGTGTACTTGTCTGGCTATTTTCTGCATCTTAATTTGCTTaaatgcaggaggaggactcatTGGTAACGATGATTGATGTCAGTACTACACTATGAATGAGTAAATATGACTTAAGTGAGAGCTCCTGTGGTGGAGACGGTACTGCTAAATCTCTACCTATGGATACATTTCTACCATGGTGTATACCGTCATCCCACCCAACACTATAAACCAGTCTTTTCCATGCCGGATGATTACCAAGTCCATAACACTGTGGTGCAAACTATGCATGGAAATACCCGACTCCTAACAGCACTAACCATGTACTGAGGCAGACTGGGCAGAATTCCCTGATAGAGCAGCTCAATGGAAgacatctccacctcctcttcaccctgatgacaaggagggagaaaagaagagacaCAGAATAACATCACTCCGAGATGTTTGGGTCTTGCAGACACAAGGTGTGAAAAACTTCTACTCTCCTGAACCAGAAGAGCAAAACTCCTCCTGTAATATGTGAAGTGTATTGCTCATTTagaaacatgtgaaaatgtgtgaaaggaTGCTTAATACTGCAGAGTGCAGAGATCTtggagagcagagcagtgtgCACTTTCTTTACAGGGATGACATCACCCTCAGATATTCTAACAGGACAACAGGTTATATATTTGAATTATTAACATGAATGGTTTTTGTTTCCACTTACCCCAGACAGAGGCGTTTTCTGAAACTCCTCCTCCTTTGCAATCTGTATCTCAGCAATGGAGACGTACTTGTgctaaaaaaagatgaaaatttaATATGTGAAAATCAAGCAACACTACTTCGATTTGGATTTCCTCATATTCTCGAGTTAAAAACAGATTTAGTGACATATAGAGAATGGCAATGCGTACCTGCTTTAGTGTCTTTATGCTCTCGTGAATCGGCCTGGGCAAGCCGACAACTGTATCTGTATCACTGCAAGG includes the following:
- the LOC143331950 gene encoding tripartite motif-containing protein 16-like, with amino-acid sequence MKLNLLQPAFLHTDMAEPHIPVRMNNLCCTVCFKILRNPVTVPCGHNFCLQCIQRCWDRDERSNSPCSCPECGHMFPSRPRLIRNTTLADLVRDTEQRDAGSESWKQTHSNGSTQAPKRARSCTETGSPLCWRHSCVLDVYCCTDEEIICAVCASSEHIGHTIGSVVGERKRKQAELKNIQMKSQQLLQKQEKKCNNLWKTLQQIEEEARKTEDSCEGILTRVIDSLQRHYLSVKELIAAQEKAAAAQVQNSLQTLQVKMQQTRKRSAQMDCLAQTDNDVHFLKKWPSLRRCWKKDNLHRLHGVSEDPLFPFELTKTAVEELGRHLEEFCDKEFAYISQTADSEEEQISGETEEDDEQQRSEARTSQSHGLPGVNNAVQNAEPKTRAEFLQYACGLSLDPATAHEDLAISHGDKQVRLSPLKLKSPTGCYPERFVYRRQLLCREGLQAERCYYEIEVEGDKAEIALAYKTIDRKSRTNLSAFGSNANSWSLDRSTHYSVSHRANSIQLMTTPNHHRIGVYLEFKKGTLSFYEVSDSMTFLYKVEAKFTEPLYPGFWLAEKCCIRICDLR